One stretch of Mangifera indica cultivar Alphonso chromosome 9, CATAS_Mindica_2.1, whole genome shotgun sequence DNA includes these proteins:
- the LOC123226604 gene encoding probable pyridoxal 5'-phosphate synthase subunit PDX1, whose translation MLRQSPLSSHISSLISSPAFIFQQMADTGVVTVYGNGAIYETTKKSPFSVKVGLAQMLRGGVIMDVVTPEQARIAEEAGACAVMALERVPADIRAQGGVARMSDPQLIKQIKNSVTIPVMAKARIGHFVEAQILEAIGVDYIDESEVLTPADEENHINKHNFRIPFVCGCRNLGESLRRIREGAAMIRTKGEAGTGNIVEAVRHVRSVMGEIRVLRNMDDDEVFTFAKKIAAPYDLVMQTKQLGRLPVVHFAAGGVATPADAALMMQLGCDGVFVGSGVFKSGDPVRRARAIVQAVTNYSDPDILAEVSCGLGEAMVGINLNDDKVERYASRSE comes from the coding sequence ATGCTTCGCCAATCGCCGCTATCAAGCCACATCTCTTCTCTTATCTCCTCTCCAGCATTTATCTTCCAGCAAATGGCTGACACCGGAGTTGTCACCGTCTACGGTAACGGTGCCATCTATGAAACCACCAAAAAGTCTCCGTTTTCCGTCAAAGTAGGCCTCGCCCAAATGCTGCGTGGCGGCGTCATTATGGATGTCGTCACTCCTGAACAGGCCCGTATCGCCGAAGAAGCCGGCGCCTGTGCCGTAATGGCCCTTGAACGCGTTCCAGCTGATATCCGTGCTCAGGGAGGCGTGGCCCGCATGTCGGACCCACAGctaattaaacaaatcaaaaacaGCGTCACCATCCCTGTCATGGCCAAGGCCCGTATCGGCCATTTTGTTGAAGCGCAAATTCTCGAAGCTATTGGAGTTGACTACATTGACGAGAGCGAAGTATTGACTCCGGCCGATGAAGAAAACCACATCAATAAACATAATTTCAGGATTCCGTTTGTCTGCGGGTGCCGAAATTTGGGGGAGTCCTTGCGGCGGATCCGCGAGGGCGCGGCGATGATCCGGACGAAGGGAGAGGCGGGGACGGGGAACATCGTGGAGGCGGTGAGGCACGTGAGGTCGGTGATGGGCGAAATTAGGGTTTTACGGAACATGGACGACGACGAGGTGTTTACCTTCGCCAAAAAAATCGCTGCTCCGTACGATTTGGTGATGCAGACGAAGCAGCTGGGGCGGCTGCCAGTGGTGCATTTCGCGGCAGGGGGAGTGGCGACGCCGGCGGATGCGGCTTTGATGATGCAATTAGGGTGTGATGGAGTGTTTGTTGGGTCGGGTGTGTTTAAGAGCGGGGACCCGGTTAGAAGAGCAAGAGCAATTGTGCAAGCAGTTACGAATTATAGTGACCCGGATATTTTGGCAGAGGTGA